In the genome of Atribacteraceae bacterium, the window TGACAGCGGCTCAACTGGCCTCTCATTTACTGGGAACCGCTCTTTGGCTGCCGCTCGCCCTCCTCATCCATCCCCTGGCCTACGGGTACCTGAGCTGGCTTTTGTCGATCGCAACGATCCTCTCCACCTTTTGCACCTTCGGCCTGGGTAAAACCGTGATCACCCATCAAGCCGCGGAGGGAGACGACCGGCTTCTGAGCAGCTCGGTAGCGGTCGTTTTCCTCCTCAGCGTAATCGCCGGGATTATCGTCTCGATCGTTTTGGGGCCGGCAGTCGGTTTGCTCACCGCCGGACTTTCGCTTTTCTCCCTCACGGTTCATCTGGATCTAGCGAACCGGAAATACGGAAGCTACCTCCGCGCGTGGATCGGGGCACGGCTACTCGGCCTTTTCCTTCCGGTACTCTTTTATCTTTTCTGGGAGTCCATAAACGGGATACTGGTCGGACTGGCCCTTGGCTATCTTCTCTTCGGAGGGCGGGTCGTGGAGCGTCTGCGCTTAAAACCCGATATTCGAAAAATCCGGGCAGTCCTCCCGTTCACCCTGGGTGTGCTGGGCAGCGATCTCAGCAAGGTATCCACCAGTTTCCTCGACAAGATCCTGATCGGGGAGCTCTTCGGAATGACGACGCTTGGATATTATCATTTTGCCTACCGCGTCTTTCTTTTCTTCGGGATACTGCCGCAGATTATGTTCTTCTACCTCTTATCCGAGAAAGCCGCCCAGCGGAATACGGATAGGATAGAAAAAATCGCCATCCTCTCTTCCGGCGGACTCGCTGCGGCAACCTATTTTTTCGCCCGCTTCATCGTTCCACCGGTTTTTCCGGCGTTTGCCGGGAGCGTGAGCGCTATTCAGATAATGGGGCTTGCGGTAATCCCCGCGACACTCGTGGCGATAAAGACCTCGGGCCTTTACGCCGCCCGGAAGGCAAACCTCGTTCTGGGCTCCCACCTGCTGGCTCTGGGAGCCGGTATCGTAGGGATCACCATCCTGGGAAGGGTCTTCAGCCTGGTGGGCCTGGCGCTGGGTCTGCTCGCGCTCCAAAGCAGTCTGGCCGCCGCTTTATTCCTGTTGCCCAAGCTCACCAGGGAAAACCGCAAAGTTATAGTGGGTTCGCTGGCCGTCCTTCTCCTGGCGGGCCTGGCGCTGGGCACGCTTAACGCACGTCGGCCGTGGATCGAGATAAACGAACAGGAGGTGGAGGTAAGGGGTTTGGCCATGGGAACCGTGGTTTCGATCAAGGCGAGCGACCCGGATAGGCGGGGGGCCCAATCCGCGGCAGAGGCCGCCTTCGCTGAAATCCTGAGAATCGAGAGGTTGCTGTCGACCACTTATCCGGCGAGTGAAATCTATAACCTGAATCGGTCGGGGGGAGCCTGGGCGGATCTCTCCCCGGAGACCCTTTATGTGCTGGGACAAAGCCTGTATTATGCCCGGCTCTCCGGGGGGGCCTTTGATCCAACGGTCAAACCTCTCTTGGGTCTGTGGATGGAAGAAGTAAGGACCTCCGGGAGGCTTCCCACCACCGAGGAACTGGAGCGGGCACTCTCGCTCGTCAATTGGCGGGCTCTGGAACTTGACGAAGAACAGGGCCGGGCGCGATTTCTAAAAGAAGGGATGCAGCTCACCCTGGGGGGCATCGCCGCCGGTTACGCGGTGGACCGCGCCACCGAGCTATTGAAGGAAAAGGGTATCGCCGGGGCACTGATCGATATCGGAGGAGATATCCGGGGGTACGGTCCCCGGACCTTCCGGATCGCGATTCAACACCCGCGCGATGACGTCGGATGGCTGGAGGTGATCGATCTCAAAAACGCGGCGGTGGCCACCACCGGGGATTACCGACAGTTCTTCTTTTTGGGGAAAAGAAGAGTGCACCACATCCTCGACCCGCAAACCGGTCAACCGGCCGATTCCGTCATGAGCGTAACGGTCGTCGCCGAAAAGGCCCTGGTTACCGATGTCCTCACGACAACCGTTTTTGTACTGGGCCCGGAGAAAGGGATGGAACTGATGAATTCGCACGGGATCGCCGGTTTGATCGTGGATGCCGCCGGACAGATAACCATATCCGAGAAATGGGAATAGCGGGCAACAAGCTCGCCTTGCCAACCCTTGCCACGATGGAATTACCCCGAATTCCGCCGCTATTCTGGGGATAACTCCAAAATCC includes:
- a CDS encoding FAD:protein FMN transferase, translating into TAAQLASHLLGTALWLPLALLIHPLAYGYLSWLLSIATILSTFCTFGLGKTVITHQAAEGDDRLLSSSVAVVFLLSVIAGIIVSIVLGPAVGLLTAGLSLFSLTVHLDLANRKYGSYLRAWIGARLLGLFLPVLFYLFWESINGILVGLALGYLLFGGRVVERLRLKPDIRKIRAVLPFTLGVLGSDLSKVSTSFLDKILIGELFGMTTLGYYHFAYRVFLFFGILPQIMFFYLLSEKAAQRNTDRIEKIAILSSGGLAAATYFFARFIVPPVFPAFAGSVSAIQIMGLAVIPATLVAIKTSGLYAARKANLVLGSHLLALGAGIVGITILGRVFSLVGLALGLLALQSSLAAALFLLPKLTRENRKVIVGSLAVLLLAGLALGTLNARRPWIEINEQEVEVRGLAMGTVVSIKASDPDRRGAQSAAEAAFAEILRIERLLSTTYPASEIYNLNRSGGAWADLSPETLYVLGQSLYYARLSGGAFDPTVKPLLGLWMEEVRTSGRLPTTEELERALSLVNWRALELDEEQGRARFLKEGMQLTLGGIAAGYAVDRATELLKEKGIAGALIDIGGDIRGYGPRTFRIAIQHPRDDVGWLEVIDLKNAAVATTGDYRQFFFLGKRRVHHILDPQTGQPADSVMSVTVVAEKALVTDVLTTTVFVLGPEKGMELMNSHGIAGLIVDAAGQITISEKWE